From the Cryptomeria japonica chromosome 2, Sugi_1.0, whole genome shotgun sequence genome, one window contains:
- the LOC131873713 gene encoding patatin-like protein 3, protein MDLSTDENLRNLVKKGQELLDKPVRSLNLETGRPETVKNDCTNRMALTKMAERLSKEKKLRDKRSASSALSMNGHSVGINI, encoded by the exons ATGGACCTCAGTACGGACGAGAACCTGAGGAATCTTGTGAAGAAAGGCCAGGAACTATTGGATAAGCCTGTTAGAAGTTTAAATTTGGAGACTGGGCGTCCTGAGACAGTGAAGAACGACTGCACAAACAGGATGGCATTGACTAA AATGGCTGAACGACTCTCCAAGGAGAAGAAGTTGAGGGATAAACGGAGCGCATCTTCTGCACTTTCTATGAATGGCCATAGTGTTGGAATAAACATCTGa
- the LOC131859610 gene encoding patatin-like protein 2, whose translation MSNQELLPIDVSGDVGARILSVDGGGVRGLIPVQLFKFLEKQLQKLDGEDARLADYFNIMAGTSTGGLITTMLATPDPNDHKHNRPFSTQKIEDFYLKNASLIFPQPSKWNIFHGIFGPKYNGKHLVDILEQEKFHERRLCDTATNLVIPTFDIKTQFPTIFASHEAKVDPLKNPHLMDVCLSTTAAPTYFPSHQFTTNSSDGKTQVFNLVDGGVAANNPTLIAMNLVTRAVHQDTRIVDKKEHLDHFIVLSLGTGLEEGIEWDAKKAATWGSLKWITHDGRTPLIESIMNASSDMVNIHTALMLHHVKENYLRIQVFFIVSNNVP comes from the exons ATGTCGAATCAGGAGCTTCTTCCAATCGATGTCTCGGGGGACGTGGGTGCTAGAATCCTGAGTGTCGATGGAGGAGGAGTACGGGGTCTTATTCCTGTGCAGTTGTTCAAATTCTTAGAGAAGCAGTTGCAG AAATTGGATGGGGAAGATGCCAGACTAGCAGATTATTTCAATATAATGGCAGGTACCAGCACTGGAGGTCTCATCACCACAATGTTAGCCACTCCAGACCCGAATGACCACAAACACAATCGTCCTTTTAGTACCCAGAAAATTGAAGATTTCTACTTGAAGAATGCGAGTTTGATATTTCCTCAACCAAG CAAATGGAATATTTTTCACGGCATTTTTGGTCCCAAATACAATGGCAAACATCTGGTCGATATCTTAGAACAAGAGAAATTTCACGAAAGACGGCTGTGTGATACGGCTACTAACCTGGTGATACCCACCTTCGATATCAAGACGCAGTTTCCTACAATTTTCGCCAGTCATGag GCGAAAGTAGATCCGCTGAAGAATCCACATCTAATGGACGTATGCCTCTCCACAACTGCAGCTCCTACCTATTTTCCATCTCACCAGTTTACAACAAATTCCAGTGACGGAAAGACCCAAGTTTTTAACTTAGTAGATGGAGGAGTAGCGGCTAATAATCCT accttgatagcaatgaacttaGTCACTCGAGCAGTTCATCAGGATACAAGAATAGTCGACAAAAAG GAGCACCTTGACCACTTTATTGTACTTTCTCTTGGAACGGGATTAGAAGAGGGTATTGAATGGGACGCAAAAAAGGCTGCCACATGGGGAAGCTTGAAGTGGATTACTCACGATGGAAGAACGCCTCTCATAGAATCTATCATGAATGCAAGTTCAGACATGGTCAACATTCATACAGCTTTGATGCTCCATCATGTCAAAGAAAACTATCTTAGAATCCAGGTCTTTTTCATAGTTTCCAATAATGTTCCTTGA
- the LOC131859614 gene encoding patatin-like protein 2: MSNQELLPIDVSGDVGARILSVDGGGVRGLIPVQLLKFLEHQLQKLDGEDARLADYFNIMAGTSTGAPTYFPSHQFTTNSSDGKTQVFNLVDGGVAANNPTLIAMNLVTRAVHQDTRIVDKKEHLDHFVVLSLGTGLEEGIEWDAKKAATWGSLKWITHDGRTPLIESIMNASSDMVNIHTALMLHHVKENYLRIQEWQLKVSEAKMDLSTDENLRNLVKKGQELLDKPVRSLNLETGRPETVKNDYTNRMALTKMAERLSKEKKLRDKRSASSAQLIYVVVNTAIQDLAVCGQQGNVSFIFIPKVLGVDA; encoded by the exons ATGTCGAATCAGGAGCTTCTTCCAATCGATGTCTCGGGGGACGTGGGTGCTAGAATCCTGAGTGTCGATGGAGGAGGAGTACGAGGTCTTATTCCTGTGCAATTACTCAAATTCTTAGAGCACCAGTTGCAG AAATTGGATGGGGAAGATGCCAGACTAGCAGATTATTTCAATATAATGGCAGGTACCAGCACTGGAG CTCCTACCTATTTTCCATCTCACCAGTTTACAACAAATTCCAGTGACGGAAAGACCCAAGTTTTTAACTTAGTAGATGGAGGAGTAGCGGCTAATAATCCT accttgatagcaatgaacttaGTCACTCGAGCAGTTCATCAGGATACAAGAATAGTCGACAAAAag GAGCACCTTGACCACTTTGTTGTACTTTCTCTTGGAACGGGATTAGAAGAGGGTATTGAATGGGACGCAAAAAAGGCTGCCACATGGGGAAGCTTGAAGTGGATTACTCACGATGGAAGAACGCCTCTCATAGAATCTATCATGAATGCAAGTTCAGACATGGTCAACATTCATACAGCTTTGATGCTCCATCATGTCAAAGAAAACTATCTTAGAATCCAG GAATGGCAACTAAAAGTAAGCGAAGCAAAGATGGACCTCAGTACGGATGAGAACCTGAGGAATCTTGTGAAGAAAGGCCAGGAACTATTGGATAAGCCTGTTAGAAGTTTAAATTTGGAGACTGGGCGTCCTGAGACAGTGAAGAACGACTACACAAACAGGATGGCATTGACTAA AATGGCTGAACGACTCTCCAAGGAGAAGAAGTTGAGGGATAAACGGAGCGCATCTTCTGCACAGCTGATTTATGTAGTGGTAAATACAGCAATTCAAGATTTAGCTGT TTGTGGACAACAAGGCAATGTAAGTTTTATATTCATTCCAAAAGTGCTTGGAGTGGATGCATAA
- the LOC131859617 gene encoding patatin-like protein 2: protein MSSQELLPIDVSGDVGARILSVDGGGVRGLIPVQLLKFLEHQLQKLDGEDARLADYFNIMAGTSTGDLDSNELSHSSSSSGYKNSNKKEHLDHFVVLSLGTGLEEGIEWGAKKAATWGSLKWITHDGRTPLIESIMNASSDMVNIHTALMLHHVKENYLRLQEWQLKGSEAKMDLSTDENLRNLVKKGQELLDKPVRSLNLETGRPETVKNDYTNRMALTKMAERLSKEKKLRDKRSVSSALSMNGHSVGINI, encoded by the exons ATGTCGAGTCAGGAGCTTCTTCCAATCGATGTCTCGGGGGACGTGGGTGCTAGAATCCTGAGTGTCGATGGAGGAGGAGTACGGGGTCTTATTCCTGTGCAATTACTCAAATTCTTAGAGCACCAGTTGCAG AAATTGGATGGGGAAGATGCCAGACTAGCAGATTATTTCAATATAATGGCAGGTACCAGCACTGGAG accttgatagcaatgaacttaGTCACTCGAGCAGTTCATCAGGATACAAGAATAGTAACAAAAag GAGCACCTTGACCACTTTGTTGTACTTTCTCTTGGAACGGGATTAGAAGAGGGTATTGAATGGGGCGCAAAAAAGGCTGCCACATGGGGAAGCTTGAAGTGGATTACTCACGATGGAAGAACCCCTCTCATAGAATCTATCATGAATGCAAGTTCAGACATGGTCAACATTCATACAGCTTTGATGCTCCATCATGTCAAAGAAAACTATCTTAGACTCCAG GAATGGCAACTAAAAGGAAGCGAAGCAAAGATGGACCTCAGTACGGATGAGAACCTGAGGAATCTTGTGAAGAAAGGCCAGGAACTATTGGATAAGCCTGTTAGAAGTTTAAATTTGGAGACTGGGCGTCCTGAGACAGTGAAGAACGACTACACAAACAGGATGGCATTGACTAA AATGGCTGAACGACTCTCCAAGGAGAAGAAGTTGAGGGATAAACGGAGCGTATCTTCTGCACTTTCTATGAATGGCCATAGTGTTGGAATAAACATCTGa